From a single Leptospira levettii genomic region:
- a CDS encoding LBF_1011 family protein codes for MSLQTEYKLRWPEYRIEFHPTEEIPKKVSLQELWPDLRAFFSGNQSRFANYLFYLSTDFSGGFSLCSVLSENDASFRFHDPVLQSPTPFPKTSLERIWKLCQNREFEEMEREDWELIGYGLLYEGNVPEFRKWVLTTKEFFGQTDDNRRFLTLLGWEYSEFPFENSILHMLVEYAKGNFEKIHFPTLVDAALQDSHWQLVGVLFHAIELGLLPEKEAFRVWKFMIGFYEEWETWEKEKFQWVSIGKIPPFSALRYAKRYLPHSTFLKYKSDLETELRGDWMNGNEFGYELSHTMNPCIDTVVRYKNEGELFERELSAEYQLKPYSYLIPLQLSCIHFVKKEYDQFIKLYQKSGRLKHLPLALNLYWRVLQEKGDKNLSSAIKRSLENGHESITLPEGWE; via the coding sequence ATGAGCTTACAAACAGAATACAAACTGCGCTGGCCAGAATACAGAATCGAATTCCATCCAACGGAAGAAATCCCTAAAAAAGTTTCTCTCCAGGAGTTATGGCCAGACTTACGTGCCTTTTTTTCAGGCAATCAGTCTCGTTTTGCAAACTATCTTTTCTATTTATCGACCGATTTCTCTGGCGGGTTCAGCCTTTGTTCGGTTCTTTCCGAAAATGATGCGAGCTTTCGTTTCCACGATCCTGTTTTGCAATCACCAACACCTTTCCCCAAAACAAGTTTAGAGCGGATTTGGAAACTTTGCCAAAACCGTGAATTTGAGGAGATGGAACGAGAAGATTGGGAACTCATCGGTTATGGACTTTTGTATGAAGGGAATGTTCCCGAATTTCGGAAATGGGTTCTCACCACAAAAGAGTTTTTTGGGCAAACAGATGACAACCGTCGTTTTTTAACCTTACTTGGTTGGGAATATTCAGAGTTTCCATTCGAAAACTCCATCTTGCATATGTTAGTTGAATATGCAAAAGGGAATTTCGAAAAAATTCATTTTCCAACTTTAGTGGATGCGGCATTACAAGATTCCCACTGGCAACTTGTAGGTGTATTATTCCATGCCATTGAACTTGGGTTGTTACCTGAAAAAGAAGCCTTTCGTGTTTGGAAGTTTATGATCGGATTTTATGAAGAATGGGAAACATGGGAAAAGGAAAAATTCCAGTGGGTGTCAATTGGAAAAATTCCTCCTTTTTCTGCACTTCGGTATGCGAAACGATATTTACCTCATTCTACCTTTTTGAAATATAAATCGGACTTAGAAACTGAACTTCGTGGGGATTGGATGAATGGAAATGAATTTGGGTATGAACTTTCACACACAATGAACCCATGTATTGATACCGTGGTAAGGTATAAGAATGAAGGGGAACTTTTTGAAAGGGAACTCAGTGCTGAATATCAATTAAAACCTTATTCGTATCTGATCCCATTACAACTTTCTTGTATCCACTTTGTGAAAAAAGAATATGATCAGTTTATAAAACTCTACCAAAAATCAGGTAGGCTCAAGCACCTTCCACTGGCTCTCAATTTGTATTGGAGAGTATTACAAGAGAAAGGTGACAAAAACTTAAGTTCTGCTATCAAACGTTCGCTCGAGAATGGTCATGAGTCCATTACATTACCAGAAGGTTGGGAATAA
- a CDS encoding DegT/DnrJ/EryC1/StrS family aminotransferase, protein MAVPFIDIKRFEPGFLDTWNEKVKSMSENAQFIGGNEVTDLETNLATWAETKYAIGCANGTDALQLALRAVGVGRGDKVLLPDSTFWATFEAVVNVGGDPYTVDTNPVDLQMDFQVFQQAVEKVKPKAALVVHLYGWGTAKIEELRKFCKEKNVALIEDGAQCFGVKHNGKSLYKEALISTTSFYPAKVLGAAGDGGAVFTNDEELSVVTRRLVNHGRTSHYEHGLVGWNSRLDSLQAAFLNLSLKHLQKRIDSRKSSQNIYYKELPGLGIGVIQPPKGYEENGYCNVTLVDPEVRPKIEAVLKEKGIGFGNIYPGAMSDQPGAKPYLIERFGNDGNARRISKSVLNFPLFAYMTSSEMDEVLSAIKAYNASK, encoded by the coding sequence ATGGCAGTTCCATTTATAGATATCAAACGATTTGAACCAGGATTTTTGGACACCTGGAATGAAAAAGTAAAGTCCATGTCCGAAAACGCACAGTTCATTGGCGGAAACGAAGTCACTGATTTAGAAACTAACCTTGCTACTTGGGCAGAAACCAAATATGCGATTGGTTGTGCGAATGGAACTGATGCCTTACAACTGGCGTTACGCGCAGTTGGTGTGGGACGTGGTGATAAAGTATTATTACCTGACTCTACTTTTTGGGCAACCTTCGAAGCAGTTGTGAATGTGGGAGGAGATCCCTACACGGTGGATACAAACCCAGTGGATTTACAAATGGATTTCCAAGTTTTCCAACAAGCAGTTGAAAAAGTAAAACCAAAGGCAGCTCTTGTTGTTCATTTGTATGGATGGGGAACTGCAAAAATTGAAGAACTCCGTAAGTTTTGCAAAGAAAAAAATGTAGCTCTCATTGAAGATGGTGCTCAATGTTTCGGTGTCAAACACAATGGAAAATCACTCTACAAAGAGGCACTCATCTCAACTACTTCCTTTTACCCAGCAAAGGTGTTAGGTGCAGCGGGTGATGGTGGTGCTGTTTTTACGAATGATGAAGAATTGTCTGTTGTCACAAGGCGACTTGTGAATCATGGAAGGACATCCCACTACGAACACGGCCTCGTGGGTTGGAACTCAAGACTTGATTCCTTACAAGCAGCATTCCTCAATCTTTCACTAAAACACTTACAAAAAAGAATCGATTCACGAAAATCCTCGCAAAACATCTATTATAAGGAATTACCAGGACTTGGGATTGGAGTGATCCAACCACCAAAAGGGTATGAGGAAAATGGATATTGTAACGTGACATTGGTGGATCCAGAAGTTCGTCCCAAAATTGAAGCTGTCTTAAAAGAAAAAGGAATCGGCTTTGGGAACATCTATCCAGGTGCGATGTCAGACCAACCAGGAGCCAAACCTTACCTCATTGAACGATTTGGAAACGATGGAAATGCACGTCGGATTTCAAAATCAGTTCTCAACTTTCCACTCTTTGCTTATATGACAAGTTCGGAAATGGATGAAGTATTGAGTGCGATTAAGGCGTATAACGCTAGTAAATAA
- a CDS encoding lytic transglycosylase domain-containing protein, translating into MRHFWLASRILLFFTTSLLAETDLQYLIKSHQWGEIESHFRNTTPSRESEVYTLIEFHEKSPNGDKEKRFRYLLSLIRGVFVTDANEEEVRKILTQTMPFQTTLFKLSYWKLYNEITAKNFLTPMERIQFLNRLNMEEDPICRKVLDEQIRLLASNNQWKEITEKVQSIQDSHKRYLLTGDSLYRYGKAKLILGDEKGAADEWLGCLQKEGLQDQTIQMIASDWSKYKGSGSILQLSPSELTLFLPAINSNDKEALFRSRPELFSSRLNYYEGFKHLTSVLTKVGKTNELFRVLRSNKSFVDMDSSWIVSLADTLYQQNKFQQAIELLKTFPGKDAGYYRVLAACYDRLGEKELYFENLILYLGKYPFNLFYQDRLIEYLVDRKGEKSQYAPLTKFERALAEIPNLPVKGRLVYWYLRSLKENGETERFKKELKRYYALCPGSYYTRVIREEFLSTIKESNKPENPTYNKEYLFEYLSYTAGIPEESGALIGRNLGFVYPKDSYELGNKLGGMSSRIQGHKLLNLAKEYFRVGEDSLGLHLVNFHVKRENLSEDEKDEILVGIGDLTRNTYYSAFHTRSLLKRYLIPDDPILLPTSLSVRMYPRPHQNLVSKYANENGISEDNVYALMRQESFFKETATSRSNARGLMQIMPATGRELAQRMGISTYSLYEPETSIRLGTKFLAYLLKSNGNELKWASIAYNGGPGNLRKWKKSVYSGDFNHFLEDLPYKESRDYCRIVVSNYYAYDIMKKYHKL; encoded by the coding sequence ATGAGGCATTTTTGGTTAGCAAGTAGAATTCTGCTCTTTTTCACAACTTCATTACTTGCCGAAACAGACCTTCAGTATCTAATCAAGTCCCACCAATGGGGGGAAATTGAATCTCATTTCAGAAACACGACTCCATCTAGGGAAAGTGAAGTATATACCCTCATCGAATTCCATGAAAAATCACCTAACGGAGACAAGGAGAAACGATTTCGGTATTTATTATCACTCATTAGAGGAGTATTTGTCACTGATGCAAATGAAGAAGAAGTTAGAAAAATTCTCACTCAAACAATGCCTTTCCAAACCACTCTCTTTAAATTGAGTTATTGGAAATTATACAACGAAATTACTGCAAAAAACTTTTTAACTCCAATGGAACGGATTCAGTTTTTGAATCGGCTCAATATGGAAGAAGATCCGATTTGTCGAAAAGTATTAGATGAACAAATCCGATTACTTGCATCGAATAACCAGTGGAAGGAAATCACAGAAAAAGTCCAATCCATCCAAGATTCTCACAAACGATACCTTTTAACGGGTGATAGTTTGTATAGATACGGTAAAGCAAAACTAATTTTAGGCGACGAAAAAGGTGCCGCTGACGAATGGCTTGGTTGCCTACAAAAAGAAGGACTCCAAGACCAAACGATTCAAATGATTGCTTCCGATTGGAGTAAATACAAAGGGAGTGGCAGTATTTTACAACTAAGTCCATCTGAGCTTACCTTATTTTTGCCAGCCATCAATTCAAATGACAAAGAAGCATTGTTTCGTTCTAGGCCTGAACTTTTTTCTAGCCGTCTGAATTATTACGAAGGTTTTAAACACCTAACATCTGTCCTTACCAAAGTTGGAAAAACAAACGAACTTTTCCGTGTTTTACGTTCCAATAAATCCTTTGTGGATATGGATTCTTCTTGGATTGTCTCACTCGCTGATACCTTATACCAACAAAACAAATTCCAACAAGCCATCGAACTATTAAAAACCTTTCCGGGAAAAGACGCTGGGTATTACCGTGTGCTCGCTGCTTGTTACGATAGGTTAGGTGAGAAAGAACTCTATTTTGAAAATCTGATTTTATACTTAGGTAAATACCCTTTTAACTTATTTTACCAAGACCGACTGATAGAATATTTAGTGGATCGGAAAGGGGAAAAATCACAATATGCACCTCTAACCAAATTTGAAAGAGCCCTCGCTGAGATTCCAAACTTACCTGTGAAAGGGAGGCTTGTGTATTGGTATTTACGTTCTTTAAAAGAAAATGGAGAAACGGAACGATTCAAAAAAGAATTAAAACGATACTATGCCCTTTGCCCAGGTTCCTATTACACTCGTGTGATCCGCGAAGAGTTTTTATCTACCATCAAAGAATCGAATAAACCAGAAAATCCAACTTACAATAAAGAATATTTGTTTGAGTATCTATCTTACACAGCTGGTATCCCGGAAGAATCGGGTGCCCTCATCGGTCGTAATTTAGGTTTTGTATATCCGAAAGATTCTTATGAACTCGGGAACAAACTAGGTGGGATGAGTTCGAGAATCCAAGGCCACAAACTTTTGAACCTTGCCAAAGAATACTTTCGTGTAGGGGAAGATAGTCTGGGTCTCCATCTAGTCAACTTTCATGTCAAGAGGGAAAATTTATCCGAAGATGAAAAAGATGAAATTTTAGTTGGGATCGGAGACCTTACACGTAACACCTATTATTCGGCATTTCATACAAGGTCTTTACTCAAACGTTACCTCATCCCAGATGATCCAATTTTACTCCCCACTTCCCTTTCGGTTCGGATGTACCCAAGACCTCACCAAAATTTAGTCTCCAAATATGCGAATGAAAACGGAATCTCGGAAGACAATGTGTATGCTCTTATGCGCCAAGAATCCTTTTTTAAGGAAACGGCAACATCTAGGTCCAACGCTCGTGGTCTCATGCAAATCATGCCAGCCACAGGACGAGAACTAGCCCAAAGGATGGGCATCTCCACATACTCTCTCTACGAACCAGAGACCTCCATTCGATTGGGCACAAAATTTTTAGCCTATTTACTCAAATCGAATGGGAACGAATTAAAATGGGCATCCATTGCTTATAATGGTGGTCCAGGGAATTTACGAAAATGGAAAAAATCTGTCTACTCTGGTGATTTTAACCATTTTTTAGAAGACTTACCTTACAAAGAATCAAGGGACTATTGTCGCATTGTGGTATCGAATTACTACGCATACGATATCATGAAAAAATACCACAAGTTGTAA
- a CDS encoding bactofilin family protein yields MALVKNQTEVTNSTIGENSYFNGKFFINGSLKIDGKFEGKSLQAEHLYIGVTGKVKTNITAASVIVEGIVVGNVTARNRVMLLPTSKILGDIKTPELIIQNGVILEGRCMISNDLKHSAKDLIELEYSKDSLSVEKIFGKQPNAKE; encoded by the coding sequence ATGGCATTAGTCAAAAATCAGACCGAAGTTACCAATTCAACTATTGGTGAGAATTCTTACTTCAACGGAAAATTCTTCATTAATGGATCTCTTAAAATTGACGGTAAATTCGAGGGAAAATCCCTCCAAGCCGAACACCTTTACATTGGGGTGACAGGAAAGGTCAAAACCAATATTACGGCAGCGAGTGTCATCGTAGAAGGGATTGTGGTAGGAAACGTAACAGCAAGGAATCGTGTGATGTTACTTCCTACTTCCAAAATCCTTGGGGACATCAAAACTCCCGAACTCATCATCCAAAATGGGGTGATCTTAGAAGGTCGTTGTATGATTTCCAATGACCTCAAACACAGCGCAAAAGACCTCATCGAATTGGAATACTCCAAAGACTCACTCAGTGTAGAAAAGATTTTTGGGAAACAACCAAACGCCAAAGAATAA
- a CDS encoding citrate synthase: MSEKAILKVDGKEYELPIVAGSEDEKAIDITKLRQLSGYVTIDSGYLNTGACTSEITFLDGEKGILRYRGIPIEDLAAKSTFTEVAYLLIYGKLPNDAQLKEWNSSITKHTMIHEDLKRLFNGFPKDGHPMAIMSCMMGCLSTYYQDSYDPMNEEHREISIIRLLAKFPTIAAYAYKKSIGQPIIHPLNELDYASNFLNMMFAVPAEDYHIDPEIVSALNLLLILHADHEQNCSTSTVRLVGSSLANLYGAISAGILALWGPRHGGANQEVLEMLEGIKKSGLSVKKIVEQAKDKNSSFRLNGFGHRVYKNFDPRAKIIKVACDKVLNKLGIKDPLLDIAKELEEAALNDPYFVERKLYPNVDFYSGIIYRALGIPTNMFTVMFAMGRLPGWIAQWKEMIEDPNLKIGRPRQIYTGPKEISYETAKKQA, encoded by the coding sequence ATGTCCGAAAAGGCTATTCTGAAAGTGGATGGAAAAGAGTATGAACTTCCGATTGTAGCGGGAAGTGAAGACGAAAAGGCAATTGATATTACAAAACTCCGCCAATTGTCTGGTTATGTTACAATAGATTCCGGTTATTTAAACACAGGTGCATGTACAAGTGAGATCACCTTTCTAGATGGGGAAAAAGGAATTTTAAGATACCGTGGAATTCCCATCGAAGATTTAGCAGCAAAGTCCACCTTTACAGAAGTGGCTTACTTACTCATCTATGGAAAACTTCCAAATGATGCACAGCTCAAAGAATGGAATAGTTCGATTACAAAACACACGATGATCCATGAAGACCTCAAACGTCTCTTCAATGGATTTCCAAAAGATGGACACCCGATGGCGATCATGTCTTGTATGATGGGTTGTTTGTCTACCTATTACCAAGATAGTTATGATCCGATGAATGAGGAACATAGAGAAATTTCCATCATTCGCCTACTCGCAAAATTCCCAACCATCGCAGCGTATGCATATAAAAAGTCGATCGGTCAACCCATCATCCATCCGTTAAACGAATTGGATTATGCATCTAACTTTCTCAATATGATGTTTGCTGTTCCCGCAGAAGACTATCATATCGATCCGGAAATTGTTTCAGCACTCAATTTACTCCTCATCTTACACGCAGACCATGAACAAAACTGTTCTACATCAACTGTGCGTCTTGTGGGATCATCACTTGCAAACTTGTATGGTGCCATTTCTGCTGGGATCCTTGCACTTTGGGGACCACGCCATGGTGGTGCCAACCAAGAAGTTTTGGAAATGCTCGAAGGAATTAAAAAAAGTGGTTTGTCTGTGAAAAAAATCGTAGAACAAGCCAAGGACAAAAACTCTAGTTTCCGATTGAATGGATTTGGTCACCGCGTTTACAAAAACTTTGACCCACGTGCCAAAATCATCAAAGTTGCTTGTGACAAAGTATTAAACAAACTCGGAATCAAAGACCCACTCCTTGACATCGCAAAAGAATTGGAAGAAGCAGCTCTTAATGATCCATACTTTGTAGAAAGAAAACTTTATCCAAACGTTGACTTCTATTCTGGTATCATTTACAGAGCACTTGGAATTCCTACAAACATGTTCACTGTGATGTTTGCTATGGGAAGATTACCAGGTTGGATTGCACAATGGAAAGAAATGATTGAAGACCCGAACTTAAAAATTGGTCGTCCAAGACAAATTTACACTGGTCCAAAAGAAATTTCTTACGAAACAGCAAAAAAACAAGCGTAA
- a CDS encoding 2-oxoglutarate dehydrogenase E1 component — translation MTTDQMMSLYGDNVVLLEEYYKQFKEDPSSLSKDWIDFFGELERSSVSNNGSNGGGFNGNGYVNYTSTEHRKDSSLSDFGIINLLNAYRRQGHLAANLDPLGINKPNREFIDLKIKALKQSDLDTEVDSGINNLGKTKLKNVIDWFEKTYCGSIGCEHYYLVNDEEREWLQNRMEPLANNEPISKKTALRLFEKLYQADSFENFLAKKFVGKKRFSLEGGETMIPMLDTLVEEAGGHKMDALVIGMAHRGRLNVLVNIIRKPAGLIFAEFEEKLNPGQLGYADVKYHLGYSNHVMTHYGKEVKLSLAFNPSHLEAVDPVIFGSVRARQEMAKDMDRSKFMPVAIHGDAAFAGQGVVAETLNMMNLEGYTVGGTFHIVINNQIGFTTLPSESRSTLYATDLAKGFQVPIFHVNGDDPEAAYRVTKLALEYRQKFKKDVIIDLICYRRLGHNETDEPTFTQPQMYDIIKKHPKTISLYEEKLLQRGDITKEEIQFIKDGIQQGLETSFQQAKEKDTRITVDTLGGVWSRYTKEPLDSDVHTELLQQQLGGIVKAVTTLPEGFTANPKHIKVLEDRKKMGAGELPIDWGFAESLSFGSILENGFPIRLGGQDAQRGTFSHRHATLSDIVNGKKLTLLNHISDKQAKIEIVNSSLSEYSCLGFEYGYSLADPSSLVMWEAQFGDFANNAQVIFDQFISSSEIKWQRMSGLVCLLPHGYEGQGPEHSSARLERFLQLCALDNIQVANLTTPAQYFHILRRQILQSFRKPLIIMTPKSLLRLKDAASSLEDITTGAFKKILPDPVAKPDKVEKLLFCSGKVYYDLRKAIDAQKLENVAVVRIEQLYPFPENHIKQMITSYGKLKKFVWVQEEPKNQGAWFFVRDRIEAVMPENKRLHYAGRSEFPSPACGHVVTHLKEQEDLVKDALS, via the coding sequence ATGACAACCGATCAGATGATGAGTTTATACGGCGATAACGTTGTATTATTGGAAGAGTATTACAAACAGTTCAAAGAAGATCCATCTTCTTTATCCAAGGATTGGATCGATTTTTTTGGGGAATTGGAAAGATCTTCAGTTTCGAACAATGGTTCGAATGGAGGTGGGTTCAATGGAAATGGATATGTAAACTACACATCCACCGAACATCGTAAAGACTCCTCTCTCAGTGATTTTGGTATCATCAACCTTCTCAATGCTTACAGAAGACAAGGTCACTTAGCTGCAAACCTCGATCCACTGGGAATCAACAAACCTAACCGTGAATTCATTGATCTCAAAATTAAAGCACTCAAACAATCTGACTTAGATACAGAAGTGGATTCTGGGATCAACAATCTTGGAAAAACAAAATTAAAGAACGTCATTGATTGGTTTGAAAAAACGTACTGTGGTTCCATTGGTTGTGAACACTACTATTTGGTAAATGATGAGGAACGTGAGTGGTTACAAAACCGTATGGAACCACTTGCCAATAACGAACCTATCTCAAAAAAGACCGCCTTACGTTTGTTTGAAAAACTTTACCAAGCAGATAGTTTCGAAAACTTCCTCGCTAAAAAATTCGTAGGTAAAAAACGTTTTTCTCTAGAAGGTGGGGAAACAATGATCCCTATGCTTGATACCCTTGTGGAAGAAGCGGGGGGTCACAAAATGGATGCCCTAGTCATTGGAATGGCCCATAGAGGACGACTCAACGTTCTTGTGAACATCATCCGTAAACCTGCTGGCCTTATTTTTGCTGAGTTTGAAGAAAAACTAAACCCAGGCCAACTTGGGTATGCAGACGTAAAATACCACTTAGGGTATTCTAATCATGTCATGACCCATTACGGGAAAGAAGTGAAACTTTCCCTTGCCTTTAACCCTTCTCACTTAGAAGCCGTAGACCCAGTGATTTTTGGATCGGTCCGAGCACGCCAAGAAATGGCGAAAGACATGGATCGTTCTAAATTTATGCCAGTTGCCATCCACGGAGATGCCGCATTTGCGGGCCAAGGTGTAGTTGCAGAAACTCTCAACATGATGAACCTGGAAGGTTACACAGTGGGTGGAACTTTCCACATTGTGATCAATAACCAAATTGGATTCACCACTCTCCCTAGTGAATCACGATCTACTTTATATGCAACAGACCTTGCCAAAGGGTTTCAAGTTCCCATTTTCCACGTGAATGGAGACGACCCTGAAGCAGCATACCGAGTCACAAAACTGGCGTTAGAATACCGTCAAAAATTCAAAAAAGATGTGATCATCGATTTGATTTGTTATAGAAGGCTTGGTCACAATGAAACGGACGAACCAACTTTCACACAACCTCAGATGTATGACATCATCAAAAAACACCCAAAAACAATTTCTCTTTACGAAGAAAAATTATTACAACGTGGGGACATTACAAAAGAAGAAATCCAATTCATCAAAGACGGGATCCAACAAGGACTCGAAACTTCCTTCCAACAGGCAAAGGAAAAAGACACTCGCATTACAGTGGATACACTAGGCGGGGTTTGGTCTAGATACACCAAAGAACCACTCGATTCTGATGTCCATACGGAACTCCTCCAACAACAATTAGGTGGGATTGTGAAAGCAGTGACTACCTTACCGGAAGGATTTACAGCCAATCCAAAACACATCAAAGTGTTGGAAGACCGGAAAAAAATGGGTGCTGGTGAACTTCCAATTGATTGGGGATTTGCGGAATCACTTTCCTTCGGATCCATTTTGGAGAATGGATTCCCAATTCGACTTGGGGGACAAGATGCCCAAAGGGGAACTTTCTCTCATAGACATGCAACACTCTCTGATATTGTGAATGGTAAAAAACTGACACTTCTCAATCATATCAGCGACAAACAGGCAAAGATCGAAATTGTAAACTCATCTCTTTCGGAATATTCCTGTCTTGGTTTTGAGTATGGTTATTCCCTTGCCGATCCAAGTAGCCTTGTGATGTGGGAAGCACAGTTTGGTGACTTTGCTAACAATGCACAGGTGATCTTTGACCAGTTCATTTCCAGTTCTGAAATCAAGTGGCAAAGGATGTCTGGTCTTGTTTGTTTATTACCACATGGTTACGAAGGCCAAGGTCCAGAACACTCATCTGCAAGGCTGGAAAGGTTCTTACAACTTTGTGCACTCGACAACATCCAAGTGGCAAACCTCACCACTCCAGCGCAGTATTTCCATATCCTTCGCCGCCAAATCTTACAAAGTTTTAGAAAGCCACTCATCATCATGACACCGAAGTCTCTCCTTCGATTGAAAGATGCAGCTTCTAGTTTAGAAGATATTACAACAGGGGCATTTAAAAAGATCCTTCCGGATCCAGTGGCAAAACCTGATAAAGTGGAAAAACTACTTTTTTGCTCTGGAAAGGTTTATTATGACCTACGTAAGGCGATTGATGCTCAAAAATTAGAAAATGTAGCAGTCGTTCGTATTGAACAACTTTATCCTTTCCCTGAAAACCATATCAAACAAATGATCACCAGTTACGGAAAACTGAAAAAGTTTGTATGGGTTCAGGAAGAACCAAAAAACCAAGGTGCTTGGTTCTTTGTGAGAGATCGTATCGAAGCAGTGATGCCGGAAAACAAACGTCTGCATTATGCAGGTCGTTCGGAATTCCCAAGCCCAGCTTGTGGACACGTGGTCACTCACTTAAAGGAACAAGAAGACTTAGTAAAGGATGCTTTGTCATAA
- a CDS encoding PdxA family dehydrogenase, producing MKTIFISEGDPTSINYELLGSSFPLLTSLGKKHRIYLIRGPHNQTLSQAKQVTKPVDEPGFYTIGWGSGKPKSFALGKPSKTSGKMAYDTLLATIDFQKQYGGDIITLPLSKEWVQKAGVKGFRGHTETLAEAYKRPTFMMMSGEKWNVIPLTTHVPLKDVVKELKNFDWKELKNAILRSPYLNHPTIGYLGLNPHAGEGGKIGTEETTILKSGVGVLRKAKLAVEGPLSADSAFLPGAKVYDLYLAGYHDQGLIPFKLLEGKKGVNITLGLDFTRVSPDHGTAFGIAGKGCADPTGLISCLERLVETK from the coding sequence TTGAAAACCATCTTCATTTCGGAAGGGGACCCAACGAGTATCAATTACGAACTTTTGGGTTCTTCCTTCCCGCTCTTAACATCCTTAGGAAAAAAACACCGCATTTACCTCATCCGAGGACCTCACAACCAAACCCTATCCCAGGCCAAACAAGTCACAAAACCCGTAGACGAACCTGGATTTTATACGATTGGTTGGGGTAGTGGAAAACCAAAATCCTTCGCTCTTGGGAAACCGTCCAAAACCTCGGGGAAAATGGCATACGACACTCTCCTTGCGACCATCGACTTCCAAAAACAATATGGAGGGGATATCATCACTCTTCCTCTCTCCAAAGAGTGGGTGCAAAAAGCGGGAGTGAAGGGATTTCGTGGCCATACCGAAACGTTGGCAGAAGCCTACAAACGGCCCACCTTTATGATGATGTCTGGGGAAAAATGGAATGTGATCCCTTTAACCACTCACGTCCCCTTGAAGGATGTTGTGAAAGAACTTAAAAACTTTGATTGGAAAGAATTAAAGAATGCAATTCTCCGTTCTCCTTACCTAAATCATCCCACCATCGGTTACCTGGGTCTAAACCCTCATGCCGGGGAAGGTGGAAAAATTGGCACGGAAGAAACCACAATTCTGAAATCGGGAGTGGGAGTTCTCCGAAAGGCAAAGTTGGCAGTGGAAGGTCCACTTTCTGCAGATTCTGCCTTTTTGCCAGGAGCCAAAGTGTACGATTTGTATCTAGCAGGTTACCATGACCAAGGTCTCATCCCATTTAAATTGCTTGAAGGAAAGAAGGGTGTGAACATAACCTTAGGTCTGGATTTCACAAGAGTGTCACCTGACCATGGAACCGCATTTGGCATTGCTGGAAAAGGATGTGCTGATCCCACGGGACTCATCTCCTGTTTAGAACGACTTGTGGAGACAAAATAA